Proteins encoded together in one Bacteroides zoogleoformans window:
- a CDS encoding SusC/RagA family TonB-linked outer membrane protein translates to MIKKLYLMLSLLAMSIGIAWSQTTLRGVVTSSEENQPVVGASVLVKGTTVGTITDVDGRFRINNVPSSAKTLLVSFVGMITKEVPIRSGSMDIVLDPDTKALDEVLVVAYGTTKRSAFTGSASVVGEDQLKTPAASFDKSLAGQIAGVQVVSASGQPGSGTSFRVRGSGSLKASNEPLYVIDGVAVASYDKNSLSEIAYNNDSGTNILATLNPNDIENVTVLKDAAAAALYGSRAANGVVLITTKSGKQGKAKVTLNTQYSWASLGKAYKMASSAEYYKMLFDSYHSEGNNVEESNARVQGTLTHNPYNTANPLDANGKLVSGAKIVVDTDWQDEVFKTAATQDYTVNVSGSNDKTDYFFSVGYTNQDGIAPASDYKRYTGKANINSQATDWLKAGLNATFSHSIQNTTVAGSAGASPLYNSLRFPNAVPVYIVDTDGNPVLDPNTKELQFNYSNPVSRDFNPLSIPHMDIHRSKFYRVLVSAYADFTLYKGLNFKTTFSPDYVSTDEHRYWNKEHGNGPAYNGRLDKYHHVDLNYTSTNTLTYSNTFNNLHSMNVLAGMEYWQSTFETLYAGGRDLLGSMQELAAAGGSFSPSSNTTKETLISYFGRVEYAFADRYNLSASFRSDGSSVFGSDTKWGTFWSLGASWRMNQENFLKDKAWIDNLKFRLSYGTSGNKNGLARYAALGLWEASSDYKYGNSVGVGHTQLVNALLSWEKQGMFNVGIDFGFWNRVYGSLDYFYKTSDGLLYDYPLAYTNGFTSITMNAAKTANSGFELSLGADILKSPVRWSANLNASIIKDEIKDLHGDNDVTMTEYQKIWSIGGSQYEFYMPTWAGVDPQNGNALWYTIDANGNRTTTNVYSNATKERQGRSTPDVYGGLTNTFGYKNFDLSIQLTYVIGGKIYDGLYANMMHDGSAVQNIHQDALNAWKTAGEHTNVPRFAVNNSTGSSSLSSRYLYDATNIRVKNITLSYTLPKNLGVFSKVVSNAKVWTSVDNLGAWFADSNYKGYSDIDIFGVQGYALYPSIPNPKTLSIGANITF, encoded by the coding sequence ATGATTAAGAAATTGTATCTGATGCTATCATTGCTTGCTATGAGCATAGGGATAGCGTGGTCACAAACCACTTTGAGAGGTGTCGTGACTTCTTCTGAGGAGAATCAGCCTGTAGTGGGTGCTTCTGTTCTCGTTAAAGGAACTACGGTTGGTACTATTACGGATGTAGATGGTCGTTTCAGAATCAACAATGTTCCTTCCTCGGCAAAAACGTTGCTCGTTTCGTTTGTGGGTATGATCACAAAAGAAGTGCCAATACGGTCTGGCTCTATGGATATTGTGCTCGATCCCGATACGAAAGCGTTGGACGAAGTGTTGGTTGTGGCCTATGGTACCACCAAGCGTTCGGCTTTTACAGGTTCGGCTTCAGTAGTGGGTGAAGATCAGCTGAAAACTCCGGCCGCTTCGTTCGATAAGTCGCTTGCCGGACAGATAGCAGGCGTGCAAGTAGTTTCGGCTTCGGGTCAGCCGGGTTCGGGTACCTCTTTCCGTGTACGCGGTTCGGGTTCTCTGAAGGCTTCGAACGAACCGTTGTATGTGATTGACGGTGTGGCAGTGGCTTCTTACGATAAAAACTCTTTAAGCGAGATTGCTTACAACAACGATTCGGGTACCAACATCTTGGCAACCCTCAACCCTAATGACATTGAGAATGTGACTGTGCTGAAAGATGCGGCAGCTGCAGCGCTTTATGGCTCGCGTGCTGCCAACGGCGTGGTGCTTATCACCACCAAGAGCGGTAAGCAGGGCAAGGCTAAAGTTACATTGAACACGCAATACTCGTGGGCATCGCTGGGCAAGGCTTATAAAATGGCGAGCTCGGCCGAATATTACAAAATGTTGTTTGACAGCTATCACAGCGAAGGGAACAACGTAGAAGAATCGAATGCCCGTGTTCAGGGAACTTTGACACACAATCCTTACAACACGGCCAATCCGCTCGATGCCAATGGTAAATTGGTAAGCGGTGCAAAGATTGTGGTAGATACCGATTGGCAGGATGAAGTGTTTAAAACTGCCGCCACTCAAGATTATACGGTAAACGTAAGTGGTTCGAACGATAAGACCGATTACTTTTTCTCTGTGGGTTATACCAATCAGGATGGTATTGCTCCTGCCAGCGATTACAAACGTTATACAGGTAAGGCCAACATCAATTCGCAGGCTACCGATTGGTTGAAAGCAGGTTTGAACGCAACTTTCTCTCACTCTATCCAGAATACTACCGTAGCCGGTTCGGCCGGTGCCAGCCCTCTGTACAACTCGTTGAGGTTCCCCAATGCGGTACCTGTTTACATTGTCGACACTGATGGTAATCCGGTGTTGGATCCAAACACGAAGGAGTTGCAATTTAATTATTCCAATCCCGTGTCACGCGATTTTAACCCCCTGAGTATTCCACACATGGATATTCACCGCAGTAAATTCTACCGCGTGCTCGTTTCGGCTTACGCCGACTTTACGCTCTACAAGGGATTGAATTTCAAGACCACTTTTTCGCCCGACTACGTATCGACCGACGAGCATCGTTATTGGAATAAGGAACATGGTAACGGTCCGGCATACAACGGTCGTTTGGATAAATATCACCATGTAGATTTGAACTATACTTCTACCAACACGCTGACTTACAGCAACACATTCAACAATTTGCACAGCATGAATGTACTTGCCGGCATGGAGTATTGGCAGAGCACGTTTGAAACATTATACGCGGGCGGTCGCGATTTGCTTGGCTCCATGCAAGAGTTGGCTGCTGCCGGCGGTTCATTCTCACCCAGTTCTAACACTACCAAAGAAACATTGATTTCTTACTTCGGCCGTGTGGAATATGCTTTTGCCGACAGATATAATTTGTCTGCCAGCTTTCGCTCTGACGGTTCGTCCGTATTTGGTTCCGATACCAAGTGGGGTACGTTCTGGAGCTTGGGCGCAAGCTGGAGAATGAATCAGGAAAACTTTTTGAAAGACAAAGCGTGGATAGATAACCTGAAGTTCCGTTTGAGCTACGGTACATCAGGTAATAAAAATGGCTTAGCCCGCTATGCTGCATTAGGACTTTGGGAGGCAAGTTCCGATTATAAGTATGGAAACTCTGTTGGTGTGGGACATACGCAATTGGTGAATGCGCTGCTAAGCTGGGAAAAGCAAGGCATGTTTAATGTGGGTATCGACTTCGGTTTCTGGAATCGTGTGTACGGCTCGCTCGATTATTTCTATAAAACTTCCGATGGTTTGCTCTACGACTATCCGTTGGCCTATACCAATGGTTTCACTTCGATCACCATGAATGCGGCCAAGACAGCCAACTCGGGTTTCGAGCTTTCGTTGGGCGCAGATATATTGAAAAGCCCCGTTCGTTGGAGCGCCAACCTGAATGCTTCAATAATCAAAGATGAGATCAAAGATCTGCACGGTGATAACGACGTGACGATGACCGAATATCAAAAGATATGGTCGATAGGCGGCAGCCAGTACGAATTTTACATGCCTACTTGGGCCGGTGTAGATCCTCAGAACGGTAATGCTCTATGGTATACTATCGATGCTAACGGCAATCGCACCACCACCAATGTGTATAGCAATGCCACCAAAGAAAGACAAGGACGTTCTACGCCTGATGTGTACGGCGGTCTGACCAATACGTTCGGCTATAAGAACTTCGATTTGTCTATCCAGCTGACTTATGTTATCGGCGGTAAGATTTACGATGGTCTGTATGCTAACATGATGCACGATGGATCGGCGGTTCAGAATATTCACCAAGACGCTTTAAACGCATGGAAGACAGCCGGTGAACATACAAATGTCCCACGTTTCGCTGTCAATAACAGTACCGGCTCAAGCAGCTTGTCAAGCCGTTATTTGTACGATGCTACCAACATTCGTGTAAAGAATATCACGTTGTCTTACACCTTACCGAAGAATCTGGGCGTTTTTTCAAAAGTTGTTTCCAATGCCAAAGTTTGGACTTCGGTAGATAACTTGGGCGCTTGGTTTGCCGACAGCAATTATAAGGGATACAGTGATATAGACATTTTCGGAGTGCAGGGATACGCTCTTTATCCGTCTATTCCTAATCCTAAAACACTTAGCATAGGAGCTAACATTACATTCTAA
- a CDS encoding alpha-2-macroglobulin family protein, which yields MGKRLKECSILLLLLTLGLSTLHAQTYDELWKSVKQAQEKSLPKTVIKLTDRIYRKGLQEQNAPQMLKAYVCREKYQEELTPDSLYANLKHMEQWVRTEKNPVNKSILHSLLAYEYAGLMRNNRYALRNRTLLEEAVPDDVREWSTTQFLNKIDEHAIASLQDPIRLLEVSADAYTPFIIQEDGSRFYRHDLYHLLSNRAVSVYEDWSGFDVDSLMQARIHAVYGDMINTYRHRAGMEDAVLLCSLDYWEQQVSGALSRQEMDGSQPQEERVKRHIQALDELIREFGYREVCAEAYIKKAAYLRIGENGRSVAEALKVCDEGLKRYPSYKRINELKNIREGILQPALGVALPESVYPGETVKANVNYRNLKGFTLNVYATAFPEVPRMEYDMKINTYIKQARKHSSTHFDLQPLPKTNKLPEDVPYLASDTLFSVTMPQETGVYIVQLVPDADNIEAEEWFMVATRFKVLTLSLGDGRTEIATLDASTGHPIGGTKVSFYDSHYEEGRKLLKELVTGADGKGILSWQEAIGSYVARKGNDRAMRPQTIYLYRPSRGLSNEKKERITLLTDRSIYRPGQSVYVKGVVYEQDDDSLCARVLEGREYELVLLDVNRKELASRKLRTNDFGSFTTEFVLPAACLNGLFSVQVRSLHSSVSFRVEEYKRPTLEITVNPVAEAYRYGKTVRLTGNVKAFNGMTVQNVPLAYRVTRNLWGPRRPEEKLLADTIMLSADGDFSIPLVLEAPSGRRDLYGNHSNYHVEVTVTDEAGETQTAGYHFEVASEAYLFHVSLPEYICKEDSLHFTFSVNNHNNVPLDVKGTYRLYSLNPVNGKLTAERPVMEGGFMANRLQDFSRWSSLPSGHYSLELSVCDSLDGGEHCEESSKYRVALFSKRDTRPIEATPLFYHKENPEFDAQHPAAFLLGTSCRDAYVLMDVFCEDKRIDSKVLQLNDTIVRMEYPYEARYGEGVTLLFNLVKNGEMYSRQIYLSKRQPAQKLDMKWEVFRDRLRPGQEEEWKLVVKTPQGMPAVAEMLAMMYDASLDKIYKRNQLLEVYYSSKLRMAHRRTSNHETLRLSIHFPMKSLSVPVWMFDRFFIPDVGMRYGYLRSGPAGSVQMKTMSSRALFQEEVSEPVSLVYAEMGNQNMEDVSSEEEKAEENEGQTLQPVADLRTNFAETAFFYPQLRTNEQGEIAFSFTMPQSLTRWNFRGYSHTKDMMTGMMEAAAVTAKEFMLTPNMPRFVRVGDKTKIAASIANLTGQKVQGTATLTLFEPMTEKIIAVQRRDFAVEAGRTVAVDYLVEATERYDLLGVRLVADGGSFSDGEQHLLPVLTNKVYLTETLALPVRGEETRTFSLDSLFNRNNPTAVNRRLTIEFTGNPAWYAVQALPVLSAPTHDNAISWATAYYANSLAGFIANSQPRIKAVFEKWRLAGETKETFLSKLEKNQDVKNILLSESPWLTEAATESERQARIATLFDINQLNNRNSSAFVKLKELQRQDGGWSWCKGMETSRYVTTYITGLLVRLPLLTKNSLPSEVIAMKKQAFIYLHKQALEEYRDIRRSEKKGAKITVNSEAAMNYLYLIALSGEKVPAENQTAYRYFLSKVGANLANGTMVCKAQSAIILNAAGRTTEAGEFIASLKEHLVQTDEKGAHFAFYEHTYGWGMLPVSAHVDAMEALDRIGGNGALVEEMKLWLLKQKQTTAWNSPVATADAVYALLCRGHNLLENRGDVRITLGDEVLETWSPAKTTVPDLGYVKQTYTQGSPALKAKAVTVEKRDAGIAWGAAYAQYLSPMSDVKQHGGELSVEKKLYVERVAADGTKSLQPVTKTTHLSVGDKIVSRLIIRLDRAMDFVHLKDSRGACFEPIGALSGYRWGNGFGYYVEVEDAATNFFFDRLGKGVYVLEHSYRIARGGTYETGLATMQCLYAPEYASHSTGGIIGVE from the coding sequence ATGGGAAAGAGACTGAAAGAATGTAGCATCTTATTATTGCTGCTCACGTTGGGATTGTCTACATTGCATGCGCAGACTTATGATGAACTATGGAAAAGCGTGAAACAGGCACAGGAGAAGAGCCTGCCGAAAACTGTGATAAAGTTGACCGACCGCATCTATCGGAAAGGCTTGCAGGAACAAAACGCTCCCCAGATGCTGAAGGCGTATGTCTGTAGGGAAAAGTATCAAGAGGAACTGACTCCGGACAGCTTGTATGCCAACCTGAAGCATATGGAGCAGTGGGTGCGGACGGAAAAGAACCCGGTGAACAAGTCCATACTGCATTCGTTACTTGCGTATGAGTACGCCGGCCTGATGAGGAACAACCGATATGCTTTGCGAAACAGGACGTTGCTGGAGGAGGCGGTTCCCGACGATGTGCGTGAGTGGAGCACGACTCAGTTTTTGAATAAAATAGATGAACATGCCATCGCCTCTTTGCAAGATCCTATCCGTTTGCTGGAAGTCTCGGCAGATGCATATACACCCTTTATTATACAAGAAGACGGCAGTCGCTTCTATCGGCACGACCTCTATCATTTGCTTTCGAACCGTGCCGTATCGGTCTATGAGGACTGGAGTGGTTTCGATGTGGACAGCTTGATGCAGGCACGCATCCATGCCGTGTATGGAGATATGATAAACACCTACCGTCATCGGGCAGGTATGGAAGATGCCGTGCTGCTTTGCTCGTTGGATTATTGGGAGCAGCAGGTATCCGGCGCCCTGTCTCGCCAAGAGATGGACGGCTCGCAACCGCAGGAAGAGCGGGTAAAAAGACATATTCAAGCATTGGATGAATTGATTCGAGAGTTTGGTTATCGCGAAGTCTGTGCAGAGGCTTATATAAAAAAAGCGGCTTATCTGCGCATCGGCGAAAACGGACGCAGCGTGGCGGAGGCTCTGAAGGTCTGCGATGAGGGACTGAAACGTTATCCGTCCTACAAGCGCATCAACGAGTTGAAGAATATTCGGGAAGGTATATTGCAGCCGGCATTGGGCGTAGCTCTTCCGGAAAGCGTTTATCCCGGTGAAACAGTGAAGGCGAATGTCAACTACCGCAATCTGAAAGGGTTTACCTTGAATGTGTATGCTACTGCTTTTCCGGAAGTGCCTCGAATGGAGTACGACATGAAAATAAACACCTATATCAAGCAGGCGCGCAAACATTCTTCTACCCATTTTGATTTGCAGCCGTTACCCAAGACGAATAAACTGCCCGAAGATGTGCCTTATCTGGCTTCGGATACGCTGTTCTCCGTTACGATGCCGCAAGAAACCGGAGTGTATATTGTTCAGTTGGTGCCCGATGCCGATAATATAGAGGCGGAAGAGTGGTTCATGGTGGCTACCCGTTTCAAAGTACTGACACTTTCATTGGGAGACGGTCGTACGGAAATCGCCACACTGGATGCTTCTACCGGGCACCCGATTGGCGGAACGAAAGTAAGCTTCTATGATTCGCACTACGAGGAAGGTCGCAAGCTGCTGAAAGAGCTGGTGACCGGTGCCGACGGAAAAGGTATACTTTCTTGGCAAGAGGCGATAGGAAGCTATGTGGCGCGCAAGGGAAACGACAGGGCGATGAGACCGCAGACCATCTACCTGTATCGGCCAAGCAGGGGACTATCCAATGAGAAAAAGGAGCGAATAACTTTACTCACCGACCGTTCTATTTATCGTCCCGGGCAAAGCGTTTACGTCAAAGGGGTGGTCTATGAACAAGATGATGACAGCCTTTGTGCCCGAGTATTGGAGGGTAGAGAGTATGAATTGGTGTTGCTTGATGTGAACCGGAAAGAGCTTGCTTCCCGAAAGCTGCGTACAAATGATTTCGGCTCTTTCACCACGGAGTTCGTGCTTCCCGCAGCTTGTCTGAATGGCCTGTTCAGTGTACAAGTCCGCTCTCTCCATTCTTCGGTCTCTTTCAGGGTGGAAGAGTATAAACGGCCCACGTTAGAGATTACCGTTAATCCGGTGGCCGAAGCCTACCGGTATGGAAAAACGGTACGGCTGACGGGAAACGTGAAGGCGTTTAACGGCATGACAGTGCAGAATGTGCCGTTGGCTTATAGGGTGACTCGTAACTTATGGGGGCCGAGACGTCCGGAGGAAAAGCTGTTGGCAGACACCATCATGCTGAGTGCCGATGGTGATTTTTCCATACCTCTGGTCTTGGAAGCTCCTTCCGGTCGTCGTGACCTGTATGGTAATCATTCCAATTACCATGTAGAAGTGACCGTGACGGACGAAGCCGGTGAAACGCAGACCGCCGGATATCATTTCGAGGTAGCTTCTGAAGCCTATCTGTTTCATGTCAGTCTGCCTGAATATATATGTAAGGAAGACAGCCTGCATTTCACGTTTAGTGTGAATAACCACAACAATGTGCCTTTGGATGTGAAAGGAACTTATCGTCTTTATTCCCTCAATCCGGTAAATGGAAAGCTCACGGCCGAACGTCCTGTGATGGAAGGTGGGTTTATGGCCAACCGACTTCAGGATTTTTCGCGGTGGAGCAGCCTTCCTTCGGGTCATTATAGTTTGGAACTTTCTGTCTGCGACAGTTTGGATGGCGGAGAACATTGCGAAGAATCTTCTAAATACCGTGTCGCGTTGTTTTCAAAAAGAGATACACGTCCGATTGAGGCGACCCCGCTTTTCTATCATAAGGAAAATCCGGAGTTCGATGCGCAACATCCGGCAGCCTTTCTTCTGGGAACCTCATGCCGGGATGCCTATGTGCTGATGGATGTATTCTGTGAGGACAAGCGTATCGATAGCAAGGTCTTGCAACTGAACGATACCATTGTACGTATGGAATATCCCTATGAAGCACGCTATGGCGAGGGCGTCACTTTGCTGTTCAATCTTGTAAAGAACGGTGAGATGTATAGTCGGCAGATTTATTTGAGTAAACGTCAACCCGCACAAAAGCTCGATATGAAGTGGGAAGTCTTTCGTGACCGTTTGCGTCCCGGTCAAGAGGAGGAGTGGAAGTTGGTTGTAAAGACCCCTCAAGGCATGCCCGCTGTTGCCGAGATGTTGGCAATGATGTATGACGCCTCGTTGGATAAAATTTATAAGCGCAACCAATTGTTAGAGGTCTATTATTCGAGTAAACTTCGTATGGCTCATCGCAGAACGAGTAATCATGAAACCCTCCGTTTATCTATTCATTTTCCGATGAAAAGCCTCTCTGTTCCGGTATGGATGTTCGACCGTTTCTTTATTCCTGATGTAGGGATGAGATATGGATATCTCAGAAGTGGGCCTGCCGGTAGCGTACAGATGAAGACAATGAGCAGTAGGGCTTTGTTCCAAGAAGAGGTTTCCGAACCTGTAAGTTTGGTGTATGCCGAAATGGGAAATCAGAATATGGAGGATGTTTCCTCCGAAGAAGAGAAGGCTGAGGAGAATGAAGGACAAACTCTGCAACCTGTTGCCGACCTTCGCACCAACTTTGCCGAAACAGCCTTCTTCTATCCCCAACTGCGCACCAACGAACAAGGCGAAATAGCTTTCTCTTTCACCATGCCGCAGAGTCTTACGCGCTGGAACTTCCGTGGTTACTCTCATACCAAAGACATGATGACCGGGATGATGGAGGCTGCGGCCGTCACAGCCAAAGAGTTTATGCTGACGCCGAATATGCCCCGCTTTGTTCGTGTGGGCGATAAGACAAAGATTGCCGCTTCCATTGCCAATCTCACAGGACAGAAGGTGCAGGGAACGGCTACGCTGACTCTTTTTGAACCGATGACCGAGAAAATCATCGCTGTGCAGCGTCGTGATTTTGCCGTAGAGGCAGGAAGAACCGTTGCAGTGGATTATCTTGTTGAGGCTACTGAACGCTATGACCTGCTCGGAGTACGCCTCGTTGCCGATGGAGGTTCTTTCAGCGACGGTGAGCAACATCTGTTGCCGGTATTGACTAATAAGGTATATCTCACGGAAACGCTTGCTCTGCCCGTTCGGGGTGAAGAGACCCGTACTTTTTCGTTGGACAGCCTTTTTAACCGTAACAATCCTACCGCCGTCAATCGCCGTCTGACGATAGAGTTTACAGGCAATCCGGCATGGTATGCCGTGCAGGCTTTGCCGGTATTGAGTGCGCCTACCCATGACAATGCCATTTCTTGGGCCACAGCCTATTATGCCAACAGTCTGGCCGGGTTCATAGCCAACAGTCAGCCTCGTATCAAAGCGGTGTTCGAGAAATGGAGGTTGGCAGGCGAAACCAAAGAGACTTTCTTGAGCAAGCTGGAGAAAAATCAGGATGTGAAAAACATCTTGCTCAGCGAATCTCCGTGGTTGACGGAAGCTGCTACCGAAAGTGAACGGCAGGCACGCATCGCTACCCTGTTCGATATAAATCAGCTGAACAACCGCAACTCTTCGGCATTTGTCAAGTTGAAAGAGTTACAAAGACAAGACGGTGGCTGGAGTTGGTGTAAGGGGATGGAAACCAGCAGATACGTGACCACCTATATCACCGGATTGCTTGTTCGTCTTCCTTTACTGACGAAGAACAGTTTGCCCTCCGAGGTTATCGCCATGAAGAAGCAAGCGTTCATCTATCTGCATAAGCAGGCCTTGGAAGAATATCGTGATATTCGCAGGTCAGAGAAAAAGGGGGCGAAAATTACCGTCAACTCGGAAGCTGCAATGAATTACCTGTATCTGATAGCTCTCAGCGGCGAGAAAGTTCCTGCGGAAAATCAGACGGCCTATCGTTACTTCCTTTCCAAGGTGGGGGCCAATCTTGCCAACGGAACAATGGTATGCAAGGCGCAGTCCGCCATTATCCTGAATGCGGCAGGGCGCACGACCGAAGCGGGAGAATTCATCGCGTCGTTGAAAGAGCATCTGGTGCAGACCGACGAGAAAGGGGCGCACTTCGCATTCTATGAGCACACTTACGGTTGGGGCATGCTGCCTGTCTCTGCCCATGTGGACGCGATGGAAGCATTGGATAGGATAGGAGGAAACGGCGCTTTGGTGGAAGAAATGAAGTTATGGTTGTTGAAGCAGAAGCAGACCACTGCGTGGAACTCGCCGGTAGCTACCGCCGATGCTGTCTATGCTTTGCTTTGTCGGGGGCACAATTTGCTGGAGAACCGTGGCGATGTGCGCATCACTTTGGGCGATGAAGTGCTCGAAACATGGTCGCCCGCAAAGACCACAGTTCCCGATTTAGGTTATGTCAAACAGACATATACGCAGGGAAGTCCGGCCTTGAAGGCGAAGGCCGTTACCGTGGAAAAACGGGATGCGGGGATTGCTTGGGGAGCTGCTTATGCCCAATATCTTTCGCCCATGTCCGATGTGAAACAGCATGGGGGCGAGTTGAGCGTAGAGAAAAAACTGTATGTAGAGCGTGTGGCTGCTGATGGTACCAAATCTCTGCAACCGGTGACAAAGACCACTCATCTTTCAGTAGGCGATAAAATAGTGTCGCGTTTGATTATTCGTCTGGACCGTGCTATGGACTTCGTTCATTTGAAAGATAGCCGTGGTGCCTGCTTCGAGCCGATAGGAGCACTTTCAGGCTATCGTTGGGGAAATGGCTTCGGATACTATGTAGAAGTAGAAGATGCCGCAACCAATTTCTTCTTCGACCGATTGGGCAAAGGAGTATATGTGTTGGAGCATAGTTACCGAATCGCCCGTGGTGGAACGTACGAGACTGGATTGGCCACTATGCAGTGCCTTTATGCACCGGAATATGCTTCGCATTCAACGGGTGGAATAATAGGGGTAGAGTAG
- a CDS encoding DUF1573 domain-containing protein translates to MKRILTALYMIVVVASTAVAQPRFTSNTEMYSFGQIEWKHPVTVQYTITNTGDVPLVLTEVEPDCACSVAQWTQAPIAPGEKGTVNVTFDAKALGHFQKSVAIYSNAQPNVAYLHFSGEVVREVKDFTKSHPYLIGQIRIDRNMLDFPDIQYGEHPVLHIGVVNLSDRPYEPVLMHLPTYLQMKAEPGVLQKGEKGTITLTLNSERLTDFGLTQTSVYLSRFSGDKVGDENEIPVSVIILPDFSGMTETEKTNAPAMRLSTKNIDLSTALARKSKAWQDITITNAGHSPLQINKLQVFHPAVGAGLKKSVLQPGETTRLRVTVEKKNIGKKRRHLRLLMITNDPVQPKVEINIER, encoded by the coding sequence ATGAAACGTATCTTAACCGCCTTATATATGATTGTTGTCGTGGCATCGACGGCCGTGGCTCAACCCCGTTTCACCTCTAATACCGAGATGTATAGCTTCGGTCAGATAGAGTGGAAACATCCTGTGACGGTACAATATACGATAACCAATACAGGGGATGTCCCGCTGGTGCTTACAGAGGTAGAGCCTGATTGTGCCTGTTCTGTGGCGCAGTGGACACAGGCACCCATTGCTCCCGGAGAAAAAGGGACGGTCAACGTTACTTTCGATGCCAAGGCTTTGGGGCATTTTCAGAAGTCGGTGGCAATCTATAGCAACGCACAGCCCAATGTAGCTTATCTGCATTTCAGCGGTGAGGTGGTGCGGGAAGTCAAGGATTTCACCAAGAGCCATCCGTACCTCATCGGCCAGATACGCATTGACAGGAATATGCTCGACTTTCCCGACATTCAATATGGCGAGCATCCGGTGCTCCATATCGGTGTGGTCAATCTTTCCGACCGGCCCTATGAACCGGTGTTGATGCACCTGCCTACTTATTTACAGATGAAGGCAGAGCCCGGCGTGCTGCAAAAGGGAGAAAAAGGCACCATCACCCTTACATTGAACTCGGAGAGGCTGACTGACTTCGGATTGACTCAGACCTCTGTTTATCTTTCCCGTTTCTCGGGCGACAAAGTGGGTGATGAGAATGAGATTCCTGTTTCAGTCATTATTCTACCGGATTTCTCGGGAATGACGGAGACTGAAAAAACAAATGCCCCGGCTATGCGACTTTCTACGAAAAATATAGACCTGAGTACGGCATTAGCAAGGAAGTCGAAAGCATGGCAAGACATCACCATTACCAATGCCGGGCATTCTCCTTTGCAAATCAACAAGCTTCAGGTGTTTCATCCTGCGGTAGGGGCCGGTTTGAAGAAAAGCGTACTGCAACCGGGCGAGACTACCCGTCTGCGGGTAACGGTAGAGAAGAAAAATATCGGGAAAAAAAGGCGTCACTTGCGCTTGCTGATGATAACAAACGATCCGGTACAGCCCAAAGTGGAAATCAATATTGAGAGGTAG
- the meaB gene encoding methylmalonyl Co-A mutase-associated GTPase MeaB codes for MEHPENNEAYKGLVVNAGIEQPSSVNPYLKNRPKRKRRKLSVADFVEGIVKGDVTILSQAVTLVESVKPEHQAVAQEVIEKCLPYAGNSIRIGISGVPGAGKSTSIDVFGGHVLEKYGGKLAVLAIDPSSERSKGSILGDKTRMEQLSVHPDSFIRPSPSAGSLGGVARKTRETIVLCEAAGFDKIFVETVGVGQSETAVHSMVDFFLLIQLAGTGDELQGIKRGIMEMADGIVINKADGDNLERAKLAATQFRNALHLFPAPESGWKPQVLTYSGFYNLGVKEVWNMVYKYIDFVKDNGYFEYRRNEQSKYWMYETINEQLRDSFYHNQQIQTMLEEKERQVLQGNLTSFVAAKNLLDTYFAGLKS; via the coding sequence ATGGAGCATCCTGAAAATAATGAAGCATACAAAGGCTTGGTGGTCAATGCAGGCATTGAGCAACCGTCGTCTGTCAATCCTTATTTGAAGAACCGTCCGAAACGAAAAAGACGGAAACTGTCCGTGGCGGATTTTGTGGAAGGCATTGTGAAAGGTGATGTTACGATACTCAGCCAGGCGGTGACACTGGTAGAGAGCGTGAAGCCGGAGCATCAGGCTGTGGCGCAGGAAGTGATAGAAAAGTGTTTGCCTTATGCGGGCAACTCCATCCGTATAGGTATCAGTGGCGTGCCGGGGGCAGGTAAAAGTACGTCTATTGATGTATTTGGGGGGCATGTATTGGAAAAGTATGGCGGAAAGCTGGCTGTGTTGGCCATCGACCCCAGCAGCGAACGGAGCAAAGGGAGTATTCTTGGCGACAAGACACGCATGGAGCAACTCTCTGTTCATCCGGATTCCTTTATCCGTCCCAGCCCGTCGGCAGGTTCGTTGGGCGGCGTAGCGCGCAAGACGCGTGAGACGATTGTACTTTGCGAAGCGGCCGGTTTCGATAAGATTTTTGTAGAGACGGTGGGGGTGGGGCAAAGCGAGACGGCTGTACACTCCATGGTCGATTTCTTCCTGCTCATTCAGTTGGCCGGTACGGGTGATGAATTGCAGGGCATCAAGCGCGGCATCATGGAAATGGCCGACGGCATTGTCATCAATAAGGCCGATGGAGATAATCTGGAACGGGCCAAACTGGCTGCCACACAATTTCGCAATGCATTGCATCTCTTTCCTGCCCCGGAGAGTGGCTGGAAGCCTCAAGTACTGACTTATTCAGGCTTTTATAACCTCGGTGTGAAGGAAGTGTGGAACATGGTTTACAAGTACATTGACTTTGTGAAAGACAATGGCTATTTTGAGTATCGCCGCAATGAGCAGAGCAAGTATTGGATGTACGAGACCATCAACGAACAGTTGCGCGACAGCTTCTACCACAATCAGCAGATTCAAACGATGCTGGAAGAGAAAGAAAGGCAGGTGTTGCAAGGAAACCTGACTTCGTTTGTGGCAGCCAAGAATCTGCTGGATACATATTTTGCCGGCTTGAAGAGTTGA